The Cottoperca gobio chromosome 22, fCotGob3.1, whole genome shotgun sequence genome contains a region encoding:
- the hectd1 gene encoding E3 ubiquitin-protein ligase HECTD1 isoform X2 has translation MADVDPDTLLEWLQMGQGDERDMQLIALEQLCMLLLMSDNVDRCFETCPPRTFLPALCKIFLDESAPDNVLEVTARAITYYLDVSAECTRRIVGVDGAIKALCNRLVVVELNNRTSRDLAEQCVKVLELICTRESGAVFEAGGLNCVLSFIRDSGHLVHKDTLHSAMAVVSRLCSKMEPQDSSLETCVESLSSLLKHEDHQVSDGALRCFASLADRFTRRGVDPAPLAKHGLTVELLSRMAAAGGTVTGPASSCKPGRTSTGAAPSAPDSKLSNQVSTIVSLLSTLCRGSPLVTHDLLRSALPDSMESALGGDERCVLDTMRLVDLLLVLLFEGRKALPKSTAGSTGRIPGLRRLDSSGERSHRQLIDCIRSKDTDALIDAIDTGAFEVNFMDDVGQTLLNWASAFGTQEMVEFLCERGADVNRGQRSSSLHYAACFGRPQVAKTLLRHGANPDLRDEDGKTPLDKARERGHSEVVAILQSPGDWMCPVNKGDDKKKKDVNKEEEEGSEPKGDPEMAPIYLRRLMPVFAQTFQQTMLPSIRKASLALIRKMIHYSSEVLLKEVCDSEVGHNLPTVLVEITATVLDQEDDDDGHLLALQIIRDLVDKGGDVFLDQLARLGVINKVSTLAGPASDDENEDEAKPEKEDAREIQQGKPYHWKDWSIIRGRDCLYIWSDAAALELSNGSNGWFRFILDGKLATMYSSGSPEGGSDSSESRSEFLEKLQRARSQVKPVTASQPILSSVGPTKLTVGNWSLTCLKDGEIAIHNSDGQQATILKEDLPGFVFESNRGTKHSFTAETSLGSEFVTGWTGKRGRKLKSKLEKTKQKVKSMARELYDDHFKAVESMPRGVVVTLRNISTQLESAWELHTNRQCIEGENTWRDLMKTALENLIVVLKDENTISPYEMCSSGLVQALFTVLNNSMDLDMKHDCKPLMERINVFKAAFSENEDDESRPAVALIRKLIAVLESIERLPLHLYDTPGSTYNLQILTRRLRFRLERAPGETALIDRTGRMLKMEPLATVESLEQYLLKMVAKQWYDFERSSFIFVRKLREGQTFTFRHQHDFDENGIIYWVGTNAKTAYEWVNPAAYGLVVVTSSEGRNLPYGRLEDILSRDSSALNCHTNDDKNAWFAVDLGLWVIPSAYTLRHARGYGRSALRNWVFQVSKDGQNWTTLYTHIDDCSLNEPGSTATWPLDPSKEEKQGWRHIRIKQMGKNASGQTHYLSLSGLELYGTVTAVCEDQLGKAVKEAEANLRRQRRLFRSQVMKYIVPGARVVRGIDWKWRDQDGNPTGEGIVTGEAHNGWIDVTWDAGGSNSYRMGAEGKFDLKLAPGYDPESAATAPSPKPVSSTVSGPASSMVGPSATPAAIGGTTTTTSSSSSSTSSSSQQQSWSSLVKNNCPDKSGATSLGGASSSSRKGSSSSVCSVASSSDISLSSSAGLQGMGGLRMERRAEGLLLDQGSGLGGLMGIGVGSDGHQHEPIVVLSSAAEGGSGSASSTGTLTADTLAPGDEARNKDSSTDPATAISMGLVSVSSPDVSSVSESSSKDTPSQRPLCSAANARLSVSSLLAAGAPMSSSASVPNLSSREASLMESFVRRAPNMSRTNATNNMNLSRSSSDNNTNTLGRNVMSTATSPLMGAQSFPNLTSTGTTSTVTMSTSIVTSSNNVATATTGLSVGQLLSNTLTTSLTSTSSESDTGQEAEFSLYDFLDSCRANTLLAELDDEEDLPEPDDDDDENEDDNQEDQEYEEVLEEEEYETKGGRRRTWDDDFVLKRQFSALVPAFDPRPGRTNVQQTTDLDIPQPGTPRSEVQEEVECAPSPHLSLTLKVAGLGTTREVELPLSNYKSTIFYYVQRLLQLSCNGAVKTDKLRRIWEPTYTIMYRELKDSDKEKESGKMDLCEHSISISGGRSGGLSPSTVSANQSSEILCVAREMAQAKAGCSQNACGVEDVLQLLRILYIIGGDATANSRTLQEDFDEVMFNASPEEFTSKKITTKILQQIEEPLALASGALPDWCEQLTSKCPFLIPFETRQLYFTCTAFGASRAIVWLQNRREATMERSRPSTTVRRDDPGEFRVGRLKHERVKVPRGEAMMEWAESVMQLHADRKSVLEVEFQGEEGTGLGPTLEFYALVAAEFQRTSLGIWLCDDDFPDDESRQVDLGGGLKPPGFYVQRSCGLFPAPFPQDSEELERITKLFHFLGVFLAKCIQDNRLVDLPVSQPFFKLLCMGDIKSNMSKLLYQSRSSPQGHDPDRPHLQPFLLLSELQSEASTEESQETYSVGSFDEDSKSEFIMDPPKPKPPAWYHGILTGDDFQLVNPHRARFLKEVKELAVKRRQILGSKSLSEDEKNTRLQDLMLRNPLGSGPPLSIEDLGLNFQFCPSSKVHGFSAVDLKTNGDDEMVTMENAEEYVELMFDFCMHTGIQKQMEAFREGFNRVFPMEKLSSFSHKEVQMILCGNQSPSWTTDDIINYTEPKLGYTRDSPGFLRFVRVLCGMSSDERKAFLQFTTGCSTLPPGGLANLHPRLTIVRKVDATDSSYPSVNTCVHYLKLPEYSSEDIMRERLLAATMEKGFHLN, from the exons ATGGCGGACGTGGACCCAGACACCCTGCTGGAGTGGCTGCAGATGGGTCAGGGCGATGAGCGGGACATGCAGCTCATCGCTCTGGAGCAGCTCTGCATGCTGCTGCTCATGTCAGACAACGTGGACCGCTGCTTCGAGAC CTGTCCTCCTCGGACGTTCCTTCCGGCGCTCTGTAAGATCTTCCTGGATGAGAGTGCTCCAGATAACGTGCTGGAGGTCACGGCTAGAGCCATCACCTACTACCTGGACGTGTCGGCAGAGTGCACCCGGAGGATCGTGGGAGTGGACGGGGCCATCAAGGCTCTGTGCAACcggctggtggtggtggagctCAACAACAGGACCAGCAGAGACCTGGCCGAGCAGTGTGTCAAG GTGCTGGAGCTGATCTGTACCAGGGAGTCTGGCGCTGTGTTCGAGGCCGGTGGTCTGAACTGTGTGCTGAGTTTCATCAGAGACAGCGGTCATCTGGTTCATAAAGACACTCTGCACTCGGCCATGGCCGTCGTGTCCCGGCTCTGCAGCAAGATGGAGCCTCAGGACTCGTCTCTGGAGACCTGCGTCGAGTCTCTGTCCAGCCTCCTCAAACACGAAGACCACCAG GTATCAGATGGTGCACTCCGCTGCTTCGCTTCATTGGCCGACAGGTTCACTCGCCGCGGCGTGGATCCAGCCCCTTTAGCCAAACACGGGCTGACTGTGGAGCTGCTGTCTCGCATGGCGGCTGCCGGCGGCACAGTGACGGGCCCCGCCTCTTCCTGTAAGCCCGGCCGTACCTCAACCGGCGCCGCCCCCTCGGCCCCAGACTCCAAACTGAGCAACCAGGTGTCGACCATCGTCAGCCTGCTGTCCACGCTGTGCAGAGGGTCGCCACTCGTCACACAT GACCTGTTGCGTTCGGCGCTGCCCGACTCAATGGAGTCCGCTCTTGGAGGAGACGAGCGCTGCGTGCTGGACACCATGCGGCTGGTGGACCTCCTGCTGGTGCTCCTGTTTGAGGGGCGGAAGGCGCTGCCCAAATCCACGGCGGGGTCGACTGGTCGGATACCCGGCCTGAGGCGCCTGGACAGTTCAGGGGAGAGATCCCACCGACAGCTCATTGACTGTATCCGCAGCAAAGACACCGACGCTCTGATCGACGCTATTGACACCGGAG CTTTTGAGGTGAACTTCATGGACGATGTTGGACAGACGCTGCTCAACTGGGCTTCAGCTTTTGGCACACAGGAaatg GTGGAGTTTCTATGTGAGAGGGGGGCTGACGTcaacagaggtcagaggtcatcttCACTACACTACGCTGCCTGTTTCGGACGTCCACAAGTAGCCAAG actCTGCTGCGTCACGGAGCTAACCCTGACCTGAGAGACGAGGATGGGAAAACTCCTCTGGACAAGGCCAGGGAGAGAGGACACAGTGAGGTGGTGGCTATACTGCAGTCCCCTG gagaCTGGATGTGTCCGGTGAACAAGGGCGacgacaaaaagaagaaagatgtgaacaaggaggaggaggagggcagcgAGCCCAAAGGAGACCCAGAAATGGCTCCGATCTACCTGAGAAGACTTATGCCTGTTTTTGCACAAACCTTTCAGCAAACCATGCTGCCTTCTATTAG GAAAGCCAGTCTGGCTCTGATCAGGAAGATGATTCACTACAGCAGTGAAGTCCTGCTGAAGGAGGTGTGTGACAGCGAGGTGGGACACAACCTTCCCACTGTGCTGGTGGAGATCACTGCTACTGTCCTCGACCAGGAG gaCGATGACGACGGTCACCTGCTGGCTCTGCAGATCATCAGAGATCTGGTGGATAAAGGTGGAGACGTTTTCCTCGACCAGCTGGCTCGACTGGGAGTCATCAACAAGGTTTCCACTCTGGCTGGACCGGCGTCCGACGACGAGAACGAGGATGAAGCCAAACctgagaag gaggatgCAAGGGAGATCCAGCAGGGGAAGCCGTATCACTGGAAGGACTGGTCCATCATCAGAGGGAGGGACTGTCTCTACATCTGGTCGGACGCTGCTGCTCTTGAACTCTCCAACGGCTCCAACGGCTGGTTCAGGTTCATCCTGGACGGGAAGCTGGCCACCATGTACTCCAGCGGGAGTCCAGAGGGGGGGTCAGACAGCTCCG AGTCTCGCAGTGAGTTCCTGGAGAAGCTGCAGCGCGCGAGGAGTCAGGTGAAACCAGTAACAGCCAGTCAGCCCATCCTGTCCAGTGTGGGGCCCACGAAGCTGACTGTGGGGAACTGGTCTCTGACCTGCCTGAAGGATGGAGAGATCGCCATACACAACTCAGACGGACAGCAGGCCACCATCCTGAAGGAAGACCTGCCGGGCTTCGTCTTCGAGTCCAACAGAGGAACCAAACACTCGTTCACAGCTGAGACCTCACTGG GCTCAGAGTTTGTGACGGGCTGGACGGGGAAGCGAGGCCGGAAGTTGAAGTCAAAGCTGGAAAAGACGAAGCAGAAGGTGAAGAGCATGGCGAGGGAGCTGTACGACGACCATTTCAAAGCCGTAGAGAGCATGCCCAGAGGAGTGGTGGTCACCCTGAGGAACATCTCCACACAGCTGGAGTCCGCCTGGGAGCTGCACACCAACAGACAG TGTATTGAGGGAGAGAACACGTGGAGGGACTTGATGAAAACGGCTCTGGAGAACCTGATCGTAGTTTTGAAGGATGAAAATACGATTTCTCCGTATGAGATGTGCAGCAGTGGCCTGGTCCAGGCTCTGTTCACTGTCCTCAATAat AGTATGGACCTGGACATGAAACATGATTGTAAGCCTTTAATGGAGAGGATCAATGTCTTTAAGGCGGCTTTCAGCGAAAATGAAGACGATGAAAG ccgACCAGCTGTTGCCTTAATCCGTAAACTGATAGCTGTCCTGGAGTCAATAGAACGTCTACCTCTGCACCTGTACGACACTCCAGGATCCACATACAACCTGCAG ATCTTGACGAGGAGGTTGCGGTTCCGTCTGGAGCGAGCGCCGGGCGAGACCGCTCTGATCGACCGGACGGGTCGCATGTTGAAGATGGAACCGCTCGCTACTGTCGAGTCTCTAGAGCAGTACCTGCTGAAGATG GTGGCAAAGCAGTGGTACGACTTTGAACGTTCGTCTTTCATCTTCGTGAGGAAGCTGAGGGAAGGACAGACCTTCACGTTCAGACATCAACACGACTTTGACGAGAATGGAATCATCTACTGGGTTGGAACCAACGCAAA gACGGCCTATGAGTGGGTGAATCCCGCTGCCTACGGCCTGGTGGTGGTTACCTCATCAGAGGGGCGGAACCTCCCCTACGGGCGATTGGAAGACATCCTGAGTCGGGATAGCTCCGCCCTCAACTGCCACACCAACGATGACAAAAACGCCTGGTTCGCTGTCGACCTCGGCCTCTGGGTCATTCCCTCGGCGTACACCCTGAGACACGCcag gggtTATGGACGCTCTGCGTTGAGGAACTGGGTCTTTCAGGTGTCTAAGGACGGTCAGAACTGGACGACTCTCTACACCCACATAGACGACTGCAGCCTCAACGAACCTGg GTCAACGGCCACGTGGCCTCTGGACCCGTCCAAAGAGGAGAAGCAGGGCTGGAGACACATCAGGATCAAACAGATGGGGAAGAACGCCAGCGGTCAGACTCACTACTTGTCTCTGTCCGGACTCGAGCTGTACGGCACCGTCACCGCCGTCTGTGAGGACCAGCTCG gtaaAGCTGTGAAGGAGGCGGAGGCGAACCTTCGTCGCCAGCGCCGACTGTTTCGCTCCCAGGTGATGAAGTACATCGTACCGGGGGCGCGGGTCGTCCGCGGCATCGACTGGAAATGGCGCGACCAGGACGGAAACCCGACCGGAGAGGGCATCGTCACCGGAGAGGCTCACAACG GCTGGATTGATGTAACCTGGGATGCTGGCGGCTCTAACTCTTACCGTATGGGCGCTGAAGGGAAGTTTGACCTCAAGCTTGCTCCAGGGTACGACCCTGAGTCGGCTGCCACAGCGCCGTCACCCAAACCTGTCTCATCCACTGTTTCAGGCCCCGCCTCCTCCATGGTGGGACCTTCCGCGACGCCGGCAGCCATCGGCGGCACCACCACTaccacctcctcctcgtcctcatccACCTCGTCTTCCTCGCAGCAGCAGTCGTGGAGCAGCCTGGTGAAAAATAACTGTCCCGACAAGAGCGGGGCCACGTCGCTCGGTGGGGccagctcctccagcaggaagggcagcagcagctccgTCTGCAGCGTCGCCTCTTCCTCCGACATCAGCCTGAGCTCCTCCGCGGGGCTGCAGGGCATGGGGGGTCTGCGGATGGAGAGGAGGGCCGAGGGGCTGCTGCTCGACCAGGGCTCCGGTTTGGGAGGACTAATGGGGATCGGGGTTGGCTCTGACGGACATCAGCATGAGCCGATCGTCGTGCTGTCCTCTGCAGCGGAGGGAGGTTCCGGCTCTGCGTCCAGCACCGGCACACTTACCGCCGACACGCTTGCCCCTGGTGACGAAGCCAGAAACAAGGACTCATCTACCGACCCGGCGACGGCTATCTCTATGGGACTGGTAAGCGTGAGCTCCCCCGACGTCAGCTCGGTGTCTGAGTCATCCAGCAAGGACACGCCTTCCCAGAGGCCTCTGTGCTCTGCGGCTAACGCCAGACTCTCTGTCAGCTCCCTGCTGGCCGCCGGTGCGCCAATGAGCTCCAGCGCCAGCGTGCCCAACCTGTCTTCACGTGAGGCCAGCCTCATGGAGTCCTTTGTCCGGCGTGCACCCAACATGTCACGCACCAACGCCACCAACAACATGAACCTGAGTCGCAGCAGCAGCgacaacaacaccaacactcTGGGCAGGAATGTCATGAGCACAGCTA cttCTCCTCTCATGGGCGCTCAGAGCTTTCCTAACCTCACCAGCACTGGCACCACCTCCACCGTTACCATGTCAACCTCCATAGTAACCAGCAGCAATAACGTAGCCACGGCCACCACGGGTCTGTCGGTGGGCCAGTTGCTAAGCAACACCCTGACGACCAGCCTGACGTCCACTTCCAGCGAGAGTGACACCGGCCAGGAGGCCGAATTCTCGCTCTATG ACTTCCTGGACAGCTGTCGAGCCAACACACTTTTGGCAGAGCTGGACGATGAAGAGGACCTCCCAGAGCCCGACGACGACGATGACGAGAACGAAGACGACAATCAGGAGGACCAGGAGTACGAGGAGGTCCTG gaggaggaggagtacgAGACCAAAGGAGGTCGCAGGAGGACGTGGGACGACGACTTTGTCTTGAAGAGACAGTTCTCTGCGCTGGTCCCTGCCTTCGACCCCCGACCGGGAAGAACCAACGTCCAGCAGACAACCGACCTGGATATCCCCCAACCAG GAACTCCTCGTTCAGAGGTTCAGGAGGAGGTGGAGTGCGCTCcgtctcctcacctctctctcactctgaaG GTGGCGGGGCTGGGTACAACCCGGGAGGTGGAGCTTCCTCTGTCCAACTACAAGTCCACCATCTTCTACTACGTCCAGCGgctgctgcagctctcctgCAACGGAGCCgtgaagacagacaaactgCGACGCATCTGGGAACCCACATACAC GATAATGTACAGAGAGCTGAAGGACTCtgacaaagagaaggagagtgGAAAGATG GACCTATGTGAACACAGTATCAGTATATCAGGGGGTCGTTCTGGGGGTCTGAGCCCAAGCACGGTCTCTGCCAACCAGAGCAGTGAGATCCTGTGCGTGGCCCGGGAGATGGCGCAGGCGAAGGCGGGCTGCAGCCAGAACGCCTGCGGGGTGGAGGACGTCCTACAGCTGCTGCGCATTCTCTACATCATCGGAGGAGACGCCACCGCCAACTCGCGCACACTGCAGGAGG aTTTTGATGAGGTAATGTTCAACGCGTCTCCAGAGGAGTTCACCAGTAAGAAGATCACGACCAAAATTCTGCAGCAGATCGAG GAGCCTCTTGCTCTGGCCAGCGGAGCTCTGCCCGACTGGTGTGAACAGCTCACCTCCAAGTGTCCTTTCCTCATCCCCTTCGAGACCCGACAGCTCTACTTCACCTGCACAGCGTTCGGAGCGTCCAG GGCAATCGTGTGGCTCCAGAACCGGCGGGAGGCGACCATGGAGCGCTCCCGGCCGTCCACCACGGTGCGGCGGGACGACCCCGGAGAGTTCAGGGTGGGTCGGCTCAAACACGAGCGAGTCAAAGTCCCCCGAGGTGAGGCCATGATGGAGTGGGCCGAGTCCGTCATGCAGCTGCACGCCGACAGGAAGTCCGTGCTGGAG GTGGAGTTTCAGGGGGAGGAGGGAACAGGTCTTGGTCCGACTCTGGAGTTTTACGCTCTGGTGGCTGCGGAGTTCCAGAGAACATCCCTGGGGATCTGGCTGTGTGACGACGACTTCCCCGACGACGAGTCCCGACAG GTGGACCTGGGCGGCGGTCTGAAGCCTCCCGGTTTCTACGTGCAGCGCTCCTGCGGTCTGTTCCCGGCCCCGTTTCCTCAGGACAgcgaggagctggagagaatcACCAAACTCTTTCACTTCCTAGGCGTCTTCCTGGCCAAGTGCATCCAGGACAACCGGCTGGTGGACCTGCCCGTCTCTCAGCCCTTTTTCAAGCTGCTCTGCATGGGAGACATCAAGTCCAACATGAGCAAGCTGCTGTACCAGAGTCGCAGCTCGCCGCAGGGCCACGACCCCGACAGACCCCACCTGCAGCccttcctgctgctgtctgagCTGCAGTCGGAGGCGTCCACCGAGGAGAGCCAGGAGACCTACTCTGTGGGCAGCTTCGACGAAGATTCCAAGTCTGAGTTCATCATGGACCCCCCGAAACCCAAACCGCCCGCCTGGTACCACGGCATCCTCACCGGGGATGACTTCCAGCTCGTAAACCCTCacag ggcGCGTTTCCTGAAGGAGGTGAAGGAGCTGGCGGTGAAGAGGAGGCAGATTCTGGGCAGTAAGAGTTTATCTGAAGATGAGAAGAACACCAGACTGCAGGACCTGATGCTGAGGAACCCGCTGGGCTCTGGCCCCCCCCTCAGCATCGAGGACCTCGG GTTGAACTTCCAGTTCTGTCCGTCCTCAAAGGTTCACGGTTTCTCAGCTGTGGATCTCAAAACAAACGGAGACGACGAG atggttACGATGGAGAATGCAGAGGAGTACGTGGAGTTGATGTTTGACTTCTGTATGCACACCGGCATTCAGAAACAGATGGAGGCCTTCAgag aGGGTTTCAATCGAGTGTTTCCGATGGAGAAGTTGAGCTCTTTCAGCCATAAGGAGGTTCAGATGATCCTCTGTGGCAACCAATCACCGTCCTGGACtactgatgacatcatcaactACACAGAACCAAAGCTGGGTTACACCAGAGACAG TCCCGGCTTCCTGCGGTTCGTCAGAGTTTTGTGTGGAATGTCGTCTGACGAGAGGAAAGCATTCCTTCAGTTCACCACCGGCTGCTCCACTCTGCCCCCCGGAGGCCTCGCCAACCTGCACCCCCGCCTCACCATCGTCAGAAAG gtggacGCCACGGACTCGAGCTACCCGTCAGTCAACACATGCGTTCACTATCTGAAGCTTCCGGAATATTCCTCCGAGGACATCATGAGAGAGCGTCTGTTAGCCGCCACCATGGAGAAAGGCTTCCACCTCaattga